The sequence TGAGGCGGGCGGGCAGCTCCGGGCTCCGGCGGTGGGCGCGGACGGCGGCCCAGCCGTCCGCGGCAGCGGCCCGGGCCGGCCCCAGGTGGTGCCGCACGGCGAGGCGGGCCCGGGCGGCATGGTCGCGCGGCGTACGGCGCGGGGCCGCGCTCAGCTGGTACCCGAACCGGGGCAGCCGGTCGCCGAAGACCGCCTCGCACCGGCGCAGCTCGGTCGCGCCGAGCCGGGTGTGCCAGCTGCGCACCCGAGCGGTGGTGACCTGCGAGCGGGTCAGCTCGTGCCAGGTCTTGTAGTCCGGGACGGCCACCCGGGCCTGCTCGGACGGCCGGGTCATGGCCGGGTCGTAGTCCTCGCCGAGGAACCGGCAGATCACCCGCAGGTGCCGCTCCGGCTCGGCCACCAGGTCCTCGTAGCGGACCTGGTGGTAGACGTCGGCCGGGTACCGGCGCGCGGCATGCGTGGCGAGGTCGGCCGAGCGCGCCCAGTAATCGATCATCGTGGCCAGGTCGTACGGCGGCCACGGGGTCTCCTTCAGCGAGGCCACGCAGTCCCGGCCGTCGCGCATGATGGTGATGATCTGCGCGTCCGGGAACAGGCGCCGGATCACCGGCAGGTGCCGCAGGTAGGCGGGACGCTTGTCACCCCAGCGCGGTTTGCCGAAGCGGTGGGCGTACCGCTGGAAGACCGTCCCCAGCGCCGAGCCGAGGGTGGGCGGCGCGGCGGTGATCGCCGCGATCGTCTCCTGCGGGTCGAGACCGAGGTCGCCGAACTGCGGGGAGGCGACGATCCAGCGCGCCAGGGCCGCGCGCCGCGCCGGGTCGCGCAGG is a genomic window of Actinoplanes teichomyceticus ATCC 31121 containing:
- a CDS encoding sulfotransferase family protein translates to MSSDRPIFVVGCPRSGTTMLQLMLHAHPRIALPPESRFLLTAYRRRHRFGDLRDPARRAALARWIVASPQFGDLGLDPQETIAAITAAPPTLGSALGTVFQRYAHRFGKPRWGDKRPAYLRHLPVIRRLFPDAQIITIMRDGRDCVASLKETPWPPYDLATMIDYWARSADLATHAARRYPADVYHQVRYEDLVAEPERHLRVICRFLGEDYDPAMTRPSEQARVAVPDYKTWHELTRSQVTTARVRSWHTRLGATELRRCEAVFGDRLPRFGYQLSAAPRRTPRDHAARARLAVRHHLGPARAAAADGWAAVRAHRRSPELPARLTGAQRAPHGS